In one Sphingobacterium daejeonense genomic region, the following are encoded:
- a CDS encoding glycoside hydrolase family 9 protein, with the protein MHKLLSIMVFVLCAIQVFGQENSWIRINQLGYLPHNKKVAVWVTKSNNGIKKFNIVNKATNKSVFTGKAGKEFGKYGPFTKGYRLDFSKFTKDGEYFVLADDGTKSPTFKINADVYKGTADFALRYMRQQRTLFNPYLKDSCHTHDGFTMYASSVGMPDSTRVEVAGGWHDASDYLQYATTSANATYHLLAAYRDFPSVFTDEKLANGLDGKNGFPDVLDEAIWGLDWLVKMHPQPNIMFNQIADDRDHTKMRLPGQDSVYGRGHERPVYFIDGNPQQRGKFMNNTTGTSSTAAKFVSAFGLGHQLLKEQNSQYADLLKEKAGTAYQYAYIKPGVTQTVSVKSPYIYAEDNWVDDMELAEATMFNLNNNQDHIQKALDFARQEKITPWMQRDTANHYQYYPFINLGHFELAKSSDGKVKKEALQYYREGIEEVNARAQENMFLRGVPFIWCSNNLTTSFAIQCLWYRDASGDKQFEELEQANIDWLFGANPWGTSMVYGLPEHGDTPTEPHSAFTYLHNYPIDGGLVDGPVYSAIYNNLIGIQLYKPDTYAQFQSDLVVYHDDFGDYSTNEPTMDGTASLIYLLSAKEGESKKKE; encoded by the coding sequence ATGCATAAATTATTGTCCATAATGGTTTTTGTTCTATGTGCAATTCAAGTATTTGGACAAGAGAATTCCTGGATCCGTATCAATCAATTGGGTTATTTGCCACATAACAAAAAGGTTGCGGTCTGGGTAACAAAGTCCAATAATGGAATCAAAAAATTCAATATCGTAAATAAGGCTACCAATAAATCTGTGTTCACTGGGAAAGCTGGCAAAGAGTTTGGAAAATATGGCCCTTTCACAAAAGGCTATAGGTTAGACTTCAGTAAATTCACTAAGGATGGTGAATATTTTGTTTTGGCTGATGACGGCACGAAATCACCAACCTTTAAGATCAATGCTGATGTATACAAAGGTACTGCTGATTTTGCCCTTCGCTATATGCGTCAGCAAAGAACATTGTTCAATCCCTACTTAAAGGACAGTTGCCATACGCATGATGGATTTACCATGTATGCCAGTTCGGTTGGAATGCCTGATAGCACAAGAGTAGAAGTTGCCGGTGGATGGCACGATGCTTCTGATTATTTGCAATATGCGACGACTTCGGCAAATGCAACTTATCATCTATTAGCTGCATATCGCGATTTCCCATCTGTATTCACTGATGAGAAGTTAGCGAATGGATTGGATGGTAAAAATGGATTTCCCGATGTGTTGGATGAAGCCATTTGGGGTTTGGACTGGTTGGTAAAGATGCACCCGCAGCCCAATATCATGTTCAATCAGATTGCAGATGATCGTGACCATACCAAAATGAGATTGCCGGGACAGGATTCCGTATATGGAAGAGGTCATGAAAGACCTGTGTATTTTATTGATGGAAACCCTCAGCAAAGAGGCAAATTCATGAACAATACTACCGGAACAAGTTCAACTGCGGCCAAATTTGTCAGTGCCTTTGGACTAGGCCATCAACTATTAAAAGAACAGAACTCACAATACGCCGATTTACTGAAAGAAAAAGCTGGTACGGCGTATCAATATGCTTATATCAAGCCGGGAGTAACCCAAACGGTATCTGTCAAATCTCCTTACATCTATGCTGAAGACAATTGGGTAGATGATATGGAATTGGCCGAAGCAACCATGTTCAACCTAAACAATAATCAGGACCATATCCAAAAAGCCCTGGATTTTGCAAGACAGGAAAAAATAACTCCTTGGATGCAACGTGATACGGCCAATCATTACCAATATTATCCTTTTATTAATCTTGGTCATTTTGAATTGGCTAAATCATCCGATGGAAAAGTAAAGAAAGAAGCGCTTCAATATTATAGGGAAGGAATTGAGGAAGTAAATGCACGTGCCCAAGAAAATATGTTTTTGCGTGGCGTGCCATTTATTTGGTGCAGCAATAACCTAACAACATCCTTTGCCATTCAATGCCTATGGTATAGGGACGCATCGGGTGACAAACAATTTGAAGAACTAGAACAGGCTAATATTGATTGGTTGTTTGGTGCGAATCCTTGGGGAACCAGCATGGTTTATGGATTACCTGAGCATGGTGACACACCAACGGAGCCACATTCAGCGTTTACATATTTACACAACTATCCCATAGACGGTGGGTTGGTCGATGGACCGGTTTATTCTGCCATATATAATAATCTGATAGGGATACAACTGTATAAGCCTGATACGTATGCACAATTTCAAAGTGACCTTGTAGTTTATCATGATGATTTTGGGGATTACAGTACGAATGAGCCTACAATGGATGGAACAGCATCCTTGATTTATTTACTTTCCGCGAAGGAGGGTGAATCAAAAAAAAAAGAATAA
- a CDS encoding polysaccharide deacetylase family protein, with protein sequence MKKLNAKGHYVGPHSDQHLLYAPWENRDSLLLSKSEFEADLMANIQKLKAIGVTEINKFVAPYEWYNKQIAEWSNDLGLELYNFTHRLKDCS encoded by the coding sequence TTGAAAAAATTAAATGCAAAAGGGCATTATGTAGGGCCACATTCAGATCAACACCTACTATATGCGCCTTGGGAGAATAGAGATAGCTTATTGTTGAGCAAGAGTGAATTTGAAGCAGATCTCATGGCCAATATTCAGAAACTGAAGGCAATAGGAGTCACGGAGATCAATAAATTTGTTGCACCGTATGAGTGGTACAACAAACAGATAGCAGAGTGGAGCAATGATTTGGGACTTGAGCTCTATAATTTTACTCACAGGCTTAAGGACTGCAGCTGA
- the murQ gene encoding N-acetylmuramic acid 6-phosphate etherase: MINTTEKDSNYQDLDKMSVQEILANINNEDKTVPVAVEKVIPQIEALVKVVVDRMKSGGRLFYIGAGTSGRLGILDASECPPTYGVPFDWVIGLIAGGDTAIRKAVEFAEDDVEQAWNDLEEYAINENDFVIGIAASGTTPYVIGGLEKANEMGIATGCLVCNGNSPIAARAQYPIEVIVGPEFVTGSTRMKAGTAQKLVLNMISTAVMIQLGRVKGNKMVDMQLSNHKLVGRGVRMVMAETGTDEETATALIEEFGNVRKAIDNYNLKKLN; the protein is encoded by the coding sequence ATGATCAACACAACGGAGAAAGATTCCAATTATCAGGACTTGGATAAAATGTCAGTTCAAGAGATCCTGGCGAATATAAATAATGAAGATAAGACTGTTCCAGTAGCTGTTGAGAAGGTAATCCCTCAAATTGAGGCTTTGGTAAAAGTTGTTGTTGATAGGATGAAATCCGGAGGCCGTTTATTTTATATCGGTGCGGGTACTTCAGGGCGTTTAGGGATTTTGGATGCATCAGAATGTCCACCTACTTATGGTGTTCCATTTGACTGGGTTATAGGTCTTATTGCTGGTGGGGACACTGCGATCCGCAAAGCTGTTGAATTTGCTGAGGACGATGTTGAACAAGCGTGGAACGACCTTGAAGAATATGCAATTAATGAAAATGACTTTGTAATCGGCATTGCAGCATCAGGGACTACACCTTATGTAATCGGAGGGTTGGAGAAAGCCAATGAAATGGGAATTGCAACAGGTTGTTTGGTTTGCAATGGAAATTCTCCTATTGCTGCGAGAGCTCAATATCCTATAGAGGTAATCGTTGGTCCTGAATTCGTAACAGGTTCAACCCGAATGAAGGCAGGGACAGCACAAAAACTTGTGCTTAATATGATCAGTACGGCGGTGATGATCCAATTGGGACGAGTAAAAGGGAACAAAATGGTCGATATGCAACTTTCTAACCATAAGTTGGTCGGCAGAGGTGTTCGAATGGTAATGGCTGAAACAGGAACGGATGAAGAAACTGCAACAGCATTGATTGAAGAGTTCGGAAATGTCCGCAAAGCGATCGATAACTATAACCTTAAAAAACTTAATTAA
- a CDS encoding purine-nucleoside phosphorylase, which yields MYHMIEESIQSIRRKIGDFTPEFGIILGTGLGKLVEEIDVESQMMYSNIPNFPISTVEFHTGKLIFGTLNGRKVVAMQGRLHYYEGYTMQEITFPIRVMKGLGIQKLFVSNASGSLNPDIRKGDIGIIEDHINLLPDNPLRGSNDDDLGPRFPDMSQPYNFKMVDQAMDIAFNLGVRAHKVVYVSAPGPNLETRAEYRYMRIIGGDIVGMSTVPEVIVANHMGIPVFAISVITDEGFHRDLKPVSLQEIVDVASSAEPKMTSILKELIAMQ from the coding sequence ATGTATCATATGATTGAAGAATCTATCCAATCTATACGCCGTAAAATCGGCGATTTCACCCCCGAATTCGGTATCATCTTAGGCACTGGCCTTGGAAAACTTGTAGAGGAAATCGATGTGGAATCTCAAATGATGTATTCCAATATCCCAAATTTCCCAATTTCTACCGTTGAATTTCATACAGGAAAACTGATTTTCGGAACATTAAATGGCCGCAAGGTCGTTGCCATGCAAGGACGGCTTCATTATTATGAGGGCTATACGATGCAGGAAATAACCTTCCCTATTCGCGTCATGAAAGGTCTGGGCATCCAAAAATTATTTGTATCCAATGCATCTGGATCCCTCAACCCGGACATCCGAAAGGGTGATATCGGTATTATTGAAGACCATATCAACCTGTTGCCGGACAATCCGCTTCGCGGAAGCAATGATGATGACTTAGGTCCAAGGTTCCCAGATATGAGTCAACCTTATAATTTCAAAATGGTAGACCAAGCTATGGACATTGCCTTCAATCTTGGAGTTAGGGCGCATAAGGTAGTCTATGTTTCAGCACCGGGGCCAAATTTGGAAACACGTGCCGAATATAGGTACATGCGTATCATTGGTGGCGATATCGTAGGAATGAGCACCGTTCCGGAGGTCATTGTAGCAAATCACATGGGGATTCCCGTTTTTGCCATATCTGTCATTACAGACGAAGGTTTTCACAGAGATTTAAAACCAGTTTCATTACAAGAAATTGTTGACGTAGCCTCAAGTGCAGAACCTAAAATGACAAGTATTTTAAAAGAATTAATTGCAATGCAATAA
- a CDS encoding putative porin, whose product MDWQPVIYCLLPINPFGFQSGYHALERYLVHPDSILYYRARARYSELYAVGFFFDDQVFRAKLAQNINPNLNIGAEYHATNTDGFYNNQQYSDRKGAVFAWYESPSKRYNLLSNFTFNTLDATENGSVRNDTLFRDTSSNTSPSRYPVRLDGIQSNRPYNKWKDLGFFLRQSYYLGRIDTVSGKVRMLRFIQPIS is encoded by the coding sequence ATGGATTGGCAACCCGTGATTTATTGTTTACTCCCAATAAATCCATTTGGTTTTCAGTCTGGGTACCATGCCTTGGAAAGATACCTGGTACATCCCGATTCAATTCTTTATTATAGAGCTCGAGCAAGATATTCGGAACTCTACGCCGTGGGATTTTTCTTCGATGACCAGGTATTTCGTGCTAAGCTTGCACAAAATATAAACCCAAACCTGAATATCGGAGCAGAATATCATGCAACCAATACGGATGGTTTTTATAACAACCAGCAATATAGCGATCGTAAAGGTGCAGTGTTTGCCTGGTACGAATCTCCGAGCAAAAGATATAACCTCCTTTCAAATTTCACTTTCAATACGCTGGATGCTACCGAAAATGGATCTGTCAGGAATGATACCCTCTTTAGGGATACCTCAAGTAATACCTCGCCTTCAAGATATCCAGTTCGGTTGGACGGTATTCAATCCAATCGCCCTTATAACAAATGGAAAGACCTCGGTTTTTTCTTGAGGCAATCATATTATTTGGGAAGAATTGATACAGTGAGCGGCAAGGTCCGGATGCTGAGATTCATCCAACCAATATCTTAG
- a CDS encoding putative porin has protein sequence MFFKNQADLYNAFPYNNLIRVDDTTKITTISNDFTYGFYLRGKSLKNEAKVELGFQNDLIWYADSVLSKFYQNSMVKGAIGYKFSDRVDVNFIANQIVVGRNMGDFLYEAHADVHLSDVLGKLRIGAYSQNKSPEMIIRKCQSCLSFLERGRPKLGEDQDSKSILSICKQ, from the coding sequence ATCTTTTTCAAGAATCAAGCGGATCTATACAATGCATTTCCATACAATAACTTGATTCGCGTAGACGATACCACAAAAATTACTACCATTAGCAATGATTTCACCTATGGTTTTTACCTCCGTGGAAAGAGCTTAAAGAATGAGGCGAAGGTCGAACTAGGGTTCCAGAATGATCTGATATGGTATGCTGACAGTGTGTTGAGCAAGTTTTATCAAAACAGTATGGTGAAAGGGGCTATTGGATATAAGTTCTCTGACCGTGTTGATGTGAATTTCATTGCCAACCAGATTGTCGTTGGTCGTAACATGGGTGATTTCCTTTACGAAGCCCATGCTGATGTTCATCTGAGCGATGTGTTGGGTAAATTGAGGATTGGTGCCTATTCACAGAACAAGTCGCCAGAAATGATAATTCGAAAATGCCAATCTTGCTTATCATTCCTGGAAAGAGGAAGACCTAAACTTGGAGAAGATCAAGACTCAAAATCTATCCTTTCAATATGCAAACAATAA
- a CDS encoding putative porin, which translates to MEKIKTQNLSFQYANNKVGFSGKLEYFLINSYTYFKELPNPTNNLLISKQIEPAQEGNLNLLKLTVEQNFKFRRWHLDNRVVYQKSDKMDVLATPELYTWHSLYYANILYNVMDFRIGMDVRFNTPFRTPSYSINSGQFYNDNLGIEFSTYPVADVWFTGNIDRVNLFISYNFANQHVYPRGYYSVRRYPMTPAYLRFGVSWKFYD; encoded by the coding sequence TTGGAGAAGATCAAGACTCAAAATCTATCCTTTCAATATGCAAACAATAAAGTTGGGTTCTCAGGGAAACTGGAATATTTCCTGATCAACAGCTACACCTATTTCAAAGAATTGCCTAATCCAACAAACAATCTGCTTATCAGCAAACAAATCGAACCTGCCCAAGAAGGTAATTTGAATCTGTTAAAACTAACTGTAGAACAGAATTTCAAGTTCCGCAGGTGGCATTTGGATAATAGAGTGGTTTATCAGAAATCGGATAAAATGGATGTTTTGGCAACCCCCGAGCTTTATACATGGCACAGTTTATATTATGCCAATATATTGTATAATGTTATGGACTTTAGGATCGGTATGGATGTGAGGTTCAATACTCCATTCCGTACACCTTCATATTCCATTAACTCTGGACAATTCTACAATGACAACCTTGGCATTGAGTTCTCAACCTACCCAGTTGCCGATGTTTGGTTTACAGGAAACATAGACCGCGTGAATCTTTTTATAAGTTATAACTTCGCCAATCAACATGTTTATCCTCGCGGATATTACTCTGTTAGAAGATATCCAATGACTCCAGCATACCTGAGATTCGGGGTGTCTTGGAAGTTTTATGATTAA